One segment of Rosa chinensis cultivar Old Blush chromosome 6, RchiOBHm-V2, whole genome shotgun sequence DNA contains the following:
- the LOC112169814 gene encoding long chain acyl-CoA synthetase 2 isoform X1, whose translation MDQFAVKVEEARPAADGRPSAGPVYRSIYAKDGLLELPEGFESPWQFLSDSVKRNPSGRMLGQRQVNAKKAGPYVWSTYQEVYDAAIRMGSAIRSRGVNPGDRCGIYGSNCSQWIIAMEACNSHAITYVPLYDTLGANAVEFIINHAEVSIAFVQENKIPAIILCLPNCSTHLKTIVSFTNVSSTQKKEAEELGVSCFSWEEFFQLGNSDYELPQKQRTAVCTIMYTSGTTGEPKGVIITNAALMLEVLSTDHILFLTDRVCTEEDSYFSFLPLAHIYDQIIESYCIYKGSSIGFWRGDVRFLLDDLQELKPTTFCGVPRVYDRIYTGIASKVSSGGVLRKTLFQYAYNYKLANLENGLPQEKAAPLLDKLVFNKIKQALGGRVRIMLSGAAPLPRHVEEFLRVTSCSTLSQGYGLTESCGGCFSSIGNVYPMVGTVGVPLTTIEARLESVPELGYDALSSVPRGEICLRGKTLFSGYHKRADLTEEVLIDGWFHTGDIGEWQPNGAMKVIDRKKNIFKLSQGEYVAVESIESKYLQCPLVTSIWVYGNSFESFLVAVVVPDRKALEDWAAEHHLTDDYKSLCQNMKARKYILDELNSIGQKQQLRGFELLKAIHVEPNPFDIERDLMTPTFKLKRPQLLKYYKDQVEKLYSEAKGGKV comes from the exons ATGGATCAGTTTGCGGTGAAGGTGGAGGAGGCGAGGCCGGCCGCTGATGGGAGGCCGTCGGCAGGGCCGGTGTATCGGAGCATTTATGCTAAAGATGGGCTGTTGGAGTTGCCGGAGGGGTTCGAGTCACCGTGGCAGTTTCTCAG TGACTCGGTTAAGAGGAACCCAAGCGGTCGAATGCTTGGTCAACGCCAAGTCAACGCGAAGAAG GCGGGTCCATATGTGTGGAGTACCTATCAAGAGGTCTATGATGCAGCCATTCGTATGGGTTCGGCCATCAGAAGCCGTGGTGTCAATCCT GGAGATCGTTGTGGTATATATGGATCAAATTGCTCCCAATGGATTATTGCAATGGAG gcCTGTAACAGCCATGCGATTACATATGTTCCACTTTACGACACCCTTG GTGCTAATGCAGTTGAGTTCATCATCAACCATGCTGAAGTTTCAATAGCTTTTGTTCAAGAGAACAAGATCCCTGCT ATTATATTATGCCTTCCGAACTGTTCTACGCATTTAAAAA CAATTGTCAGCTTCACGAATGTTTCTAGCACTCAAAAGaaggaagcagaagaactgggggTATCTTGCTTTTCGTGGGAGGAATTCTTTCAGTTG GGAAATTCAGATTATGAACTACCTCAAAAACAGAGGACTGCTGTTTGCACAATAATGTATACAAGTGGAACGACTGGAGAACCAAAAGGCGTAATCATTACTAATGCAGCATTAATGTTGGAAGTATTGTCAACAGACCATATACTTTTCCTAACAGATAGAGTG TGTACAGAAGAAGATTCATATTTTTCGTTTCTCCCGTTGGCCCATATATATGACCAAATAATCGAGAGCTATTGCATCTACAAGGGATCTTCAATAGGCTTCTGGCGAGGT GATGTCAGGTTTTTACTGGACGACCTTCAGGAACTAAAGCCTACTACGTTTTGTGGGGTTCCTCGAGTTTATGACCGTATATACACTG GTATTGCTAGTAAAGTTTCATCTGGTGGTGTGCTGAGGAAGACCCTTTTCCAGTATGCATATAACTA CAAGTTGGCAAATCTGGAGAATGGTTTACCACAGGAAAAAGCGGCACCTCTCTTGGACAAGCTTGTATTTAACAAG ATAAAACAAGCATTAGGAGGACGAGTTCGTATAATGTTGTCTGGTGCTGCACCTTTGCCCAGGCATGTGGAGGAATTTTTGAGGGTCACCAGCTGCAGCACTTTATCCCAAGGATATG GCCTTACTGAAAGCTGTGGTGGCTGTTTTTCGTCCATCGGCAATGTTTATCCTATGGTTGGGACTGTGGGTGTCCCCTTGACAACTATTGAAGCACGGCTTGAGTCGGTCCCAGAACTGGGATATGATGCACTTTCTAGTGTGCCACGTGGAGAGATTTGCCTAAGAGGAAAAACCTTGTTTTCTGGTTACCACAAGCGAGCAGATCTCACTGAAGAAGTCCTTATTGATGGGTGGTTCCATACAG GTGATATTGGAGAATGGCAGCCTAATGGAGCAATGAAAGTTATAGACAGGAAAAAGAATATATTTAAACTGTCTCAAGGTGAATATGTTGCTGTGGAAAGCATTGAAAGCAAATACTTGCAATGCCCCCTTGTCACATCG ATTTGGGTTTATGGGAACAGCTTCGAGTCATTTCTTGTTGCTGTGGTTGTTCCTGACAGAAAGGCCTTGGAGGACTGGGCAGCTGAGCATCATTTGACTGATGACTACAAATCATTGTGTCAAAACATGAAGGCAAGAAAATACATTTTGGATGAGCTCAATAGTATCGGTCAGAAACAGCAA CTTCGAGGGTTTGAGTTGTTAAAAGCAATTCATGTGGAACCAAACCCCTTTGACATAGAGAGGGATCTCATGACCCCAACTTTCAAACTGAAAAGACCGCAATTACTCAAATATTACAAG GAtcaagttgaaaaactttaTAGTGAAGCAAAGGGTGGAAAAGTATAA
- the LOC112168780 gene encoding LOW QUALITY PROTEIN: RING-H2 finger protein ATL65 (The sequence of the model RefSeq protein was modified relative to this genomic sequence to represent the inferred CDS: inserted 1 base in 1 codon) → MVPAASPSPSPAPSPTPTFSXPLTNPNDTLLHASSSSYPPSKLPIDFSPPLIAMVVVVATAFLIVTYSRLISRHVIPPIIRFSRHCRRRRRRSYLPSSIGDLDSPPYDSSFDPTDGFHVFSPYGLDESVIKTIPLSLYTAKTGLRSKDCAVCLIEFEDDEYVRTLPVCSHAFHVDCIDMWLRSHANCPLCRAGIFRPESPFIPLMAARIRPSLDDALLRSMALEPLAETPPRETESTAEITPCAEEQSPRRTFNYWEDRINGGDFVLKRSYSFGFERSSASERMMVTEPTTASPWRYRRGGSFWSKRPSPFGSLTKPRVFSFRSHRGMNMKSPFFRRKGFFPLSESSARFSTGGGSSRRTKSMTSPMFMRSSALTAAAFSSSRLRCGDPEALLSPERFNRR, encoded by the exons ATGGTTCCCGCCGCGTCCCCATCCCCTTCCCCTGCACCCTCCCCCACCCCAACATTCT ACCCCCTCACAAACCCCAACGACACTCTCCTCCATGCATCATCCTCATCATATCCGCCGTCCAAGCTCCCCATCGACTTCTCCCCGCCGCTCATCGCCATGGTCGTCGTCGTCGCCACCGCTTTCTTAATCGTCACCTACTCCCGTCTCATCTCCCGCCACGTCATCCCCCCGATCATCCGATTCTCCCGCCACTGTCGCCGCCGTCGCCGCCGCTCCTACCTCCCCTCCTCCATCGGCGACCTCGACTCCCCGCCCTACGACTCGTCGTTCGACCCCACGGACGGCTTCCATGTCTTCTCCCCATACGGCCTCGACGAGTCGGTGATCAAGACCATACCGCTGTCGCTATACACCGCCAAGACCGGCCTCCGGAGCAAGGACTGCGCCGTCTGCTTGATCGAGTTCGAAGACGACGAGTACGTCCGGACGCTTCCGGTTTGTTCCCACGCCTTTCACGTCGACTGCATCGACATGTGGCTCAGGTCCCACGCCAACTGTCCGCTCTGCCGCGCCGGAATATTCCGTCCCGAGTCTCCCTTCATTCCCTTAATGGCCGCCAGAATCCGGCCGAGCCTCGACGACGCGCTCCTTCGCAGCATGGCTCTCGAGCCTCTCGCGGAAACTCCGCCGCGAGAGACGGAGTCCACGGCGGAGATAACTCCCTGCGCGGAGGAGCAGTCGCCGCGGAGGACGTTCAATTACTGGGAGGACCGAATCAACGGCGGAGATTTCGTCCTCAAGCGGTCGTACTCGTTCGGATtcgagcggagctccgcttcgGAGCGGATGATGGTGACGGAGCCGACGACGGCGTCGCCGTGGCGTTACCGGAGAGGCGGAAGCTTCTGGAGCAAGAGGCCGTCGCCGTTCGGATCGCTGACGAAGCCCCGGGTCTTCTCGTTCCGGTCCCACCGAGGCATGAACATGAAGTCGCCTTTCTTCCGGCGAAAAGGCTTCTTCCCGCTGTCGGAGTCAAGCGCGAGATTCTCCACCGGCGGCGGCTCTTCCCGGCGGACGAAGTCGATGACGAGCCCAATGTTCATGAGGTCGTCGGCGTTGACCGCGGCGGCGTTCTCGTCAAGCCGGCTCCGGTGCGGCGACCCCGAGGCGCTGTTGTCGCCGGAGAGGTTTAACAGAAGATAG
- the LOC112169814 gene encoding long chain acyl-CoA synthetase 2 isoform X2, whose protein sequence is MDQFAVKVEEARPAADGRPSAGPVYRSIYAKDGLLELPEGFESPWQFLSDSVKRNPSGRMLGQRQVNAKKAGPYVWSTYQEVYDAAIRMGSAIRSRGVNPGDRCGIYGSNCSQWIIAMEACNSHAITYVPLYDTLGANAVEFIINHAEVSIAFVQENKIPAIILCLPNCSTHLKTIVSFTNVSSTQKKEAEELGVSCFSWEEFFQLGNSDYELPQKQRTAVCTIMYTSGTTGEPKGVIITNAALMLEVLSTDHILFLTDRVCTEEDSYFSFLPLAHIYDQIIESYCIYKGSSIGFWRGDVRFLLDDLQELKPTTFCGVPRVYDRIYTGIASKVSSGGVLRKTLFQYAYNYKLANLENGLPQEKAAPLLDKLVFNKIKQALGGRVRIMLSGAAPLPRHVEEFLRVTSCSTLSQGYGLTESCGGCFSSIGNVYPMVGTVGVPLTTIEARLESVPELGYDALSSVPRGEICLRGKTLFSGYHKRADLTEEVLIDGWFHTGDIGEWQPNGAMKVIDRKKNIFKLSQGEYVAVESIESKYLQCPLVTSIWVYGNSFESFLVAVVVPDRKALEDWAAEHHLTDDYKSLCQNMKARKYILDELNSIGQKQQLRGFELLKAVHLEIERVLMTPTSKLKRPQLLKYYKDQVEKLCSGAKGAKV, encoded by the exons ATGGATCAGTTTGCGGTGAAGGTGGAGGAGGCGAGGCCGGCCGCTGATGGGAGGCCGTCGGCAGGGCCGGTGTATCGGAGCATTTATGCTAAAGATGGGCTGTTGGAGTTGCCGGAGGGGTTCGAGTCACCGTGGCAGTTTCTCAG TGACTCGGTTAAGAGGAACCCAAGCGGTCGAATGCTTGGTCAACGCCAAGTCAACGCGAAGAAG GCGGGTCCATATGTGTGGAGTACCTATCAAGAGGTCTATGATGCAGCCATTCGTATGGGTTCGGCCATCAGAAGCCGTGGTGTCAATCCT GGAGATCGTTGTGGTATATATGGATCAAATTGCTCCCAATGGATTATTGCAATGGAG gcCTGTAACAGCCATGCGATTACATATGTTCCACTTTACGACACCCTTG GTGCTAATGCAGTTGAGTTCATCATCAACCATGCTGAAGTTTCAATAGCTTTTGTTCAAGAGAACAAGATCCCTGCT ATTATATTATGCCTTCCGAACTGTTCTACGCATTTAAAAA CAATTGTCAGCTTCACGAATGTTTCTAGCACTCAAAAGaaggaagcagaagaactgggggTATCTTGCTTTTCGTGGGAGGAATTCTTTCAGTTG GGAAATTCAGATTATGAACTACCTCAAAAACAGAGGACTGCTGTTTGCACAATAATGTATACAAGTGGAACGACTGGAGAACCAAAAGGCGTAATCATTACTAATGCAGCATTAATGTTGGAAGTATTGTCAACAGACCATATACTTTTCCTAACAGATAGAGTG TGTACAGAAGAAGATTCATATTTTTCGTTTCTCCCGTTGGCCCATATATATGACCAAATAATCGAGAGCTATTGCATCTACAAGGGATCTTCAATAGGCTTCTGGCGAGGT GATGTCAGGTTTTTACTGGACGACCTTCAGGAACTAAAGCCTACTACGTTTTGTGGGGTTCCTCGAGTTTATGACCGTATATACACTG GTATTGCTAGTAAAGTTTCATCTGGTGGTGTGCTGAGGAAGACCCTTTTCCAGTATGCATATAACTA CAAGTTGGCAAATCTGGAGAATGGTTTACCACAGGAAAAAGCGGCACCTCTCTTGGACAAGCTTGTATTTAACAAG ATAAAACAAGCATTAGGAGGACGAGTTCGTATAATGTTGTCTGGTGCTGCACCTTTGCCCAGGCATGTGGAGGAATTTTTGAGGGTCACCAGCTGCAGCACTTTATCCCAAGGATATG GCCTTACTGAAAGCTGTGGTGGCTGTTTTTCGTCCATCGGCAATGTTTATCCTATGGTTGGGACTGTGGGTGTCCCCTTGACAACTATTGAAGCACGGCTTGAGTCGGTCCCAGAACTGGGATATGATGCACTTTCTAGTGTGCCACGTGGAGAGATTTGCCTAAGAGGAAAAACCTTGTTTTCTGGTTACCACAAGCGAGCAGATCTCACTGAAGAAGTCCTTATTGATGGGTGGTTCCATACAG GTGATATTGGAGAATGGCAGCCTAATGGAGCAATGAAAGTTATAGACAGGAAAAAGAATATATTTAAACTGTCTCAAGGTGAATATGTTGCTGTGGAAAGCATTGAAAGCAAATACTTGCAATGCCCCCTTGTCACATCG ATTTGGGTTTATGGGAACAGCTTCGAGTCATTTCTTGTTGCTGTGGTTGTTCCTGACAGAAAGGCCTTGGAGGACTGGGCAGCTGAGCATCATTTGACTGATGACTACAAATCATTGTGTCAAAACATGAAGGCAAGAAAATACATTTTGGATGAGCTCAATAGTATCGGTCAGAAACAGCAA